In a genomic window of Nomascus leucogenys isolate Asia chromosome 4, Asia_NLE_v1, whole genome shotgun sequence:
- the MBD1 gene encoding methyl-CpG-binding domain protein 1 isoform X6, with protein sequence MAEDWLDCPALGPGWKRREVFRKSGATCGRSDTYYQSPTGDRIRSKVELTRYLGPACDLTLFDFKQGILCYPAPKAHPVAVASKKRKKPSRPAKTRKRQVGPQSGEVRKEAPRDETKADTDTAPASFPAPGCCENCGISFSGDGTQRQRLKTLCKDCRAQRIAFNREQRMFKRVGCGECAACQVTEDCGACSTCLLQLPHDVASGLFCKCERRRCLRIVERSRGCGVCRGCQTQEDCGRCPICLRPPRPGLRRQWKCVQRRCLRHLAHRLRRRHQRCQRHTSLAVAPPTGKHARRKGGCDSKMAARRRPGSQALPPPPPSQSPEPTEPHPRALAPSPPAEFIYYCVDEDELQPYTNRRQNRKCGACAACLRRMDCGRCDFCCDKPKFGGSNQKRQKCRWRQCLQFAMKRLLPSVWSESDDGAGSPPPYRRRKRPSSARRHHLGPTLKPTLATRTAQPDHTQAPTKQEAGGGFVLPPPGTDLVFLREGASSPVQVPGPVAASTEALLQEAQCSGLSWVVALPQVKQEKADTQDEWTPGTAVLTSPVLVPGCPSKAVDPGLPSVKQEPPDPEEDKEENKDDSASKLAPEEEAGGAGTPVITEIFSLGGTRFRDTTVWLPRYYHLALDWKCNCGYHPCCRSVLVP encoded by the exons ATGGCTGAGGACTGGCTGGACtgcccagccctgggccctgGCTGGAAGCGCCGTGAAGTCTTTCGCAAGTCAGGGGCCACCTGTGGACGCTCAGACACCTATTACCAGAG CCCCACAGGAGACAGGATCCGAAGCAAAGTTGAGCTGACTCGATACCTGGGCCCTGCGTGTGATCTCACTCTCTTCGACTTCAAACAAGGCATCTTGTGCTATCCAGCCCCCAAG GCCCATCCCGTGGCGGTTGCCAGCAAGAAGCGAAAGAAGCCTTCAAGGCCAGCCAAGACTCGGAAACGTCAGGTTGGACCCCAGAGTGGTGAGGTCAGGAAGGAGGCCCCGAGGGATGAGACCAAGGCTGACACTGACACAGCCCCAGCTTCATTCCCTGCTCCTGG ATGCTGTGAGAACTGTGGAATCAGCTTCTCAGGGGATGGCACCCAAAGGCAGCGGCTCAAAACGTTGTGCAAAGACTGTCGAG CACAGAGAATTGCCTTCAACCGGGAACAGAGAATGTTTAAG CGTGTGGGCTGTGGGGAGTGTGCAGCCTGCCAGGTAACAGAAGACTGTGGGGCCTGCTCCACCTGCCTCCTGCAGCTGCCCCATGATGTGGCATCGGGGCTGTTCTGCAAGTGTGAACGGAGACGCTGCCTCCGGATTGTGGAAAGG AGTCGAGGGTGTGGAGTATGCCGGGGCTGTCAGACCCAAGAGGATTGTGGCCGTTGCCCCATCTGCCTTCGCCCTCCCCGCCCTGGTCTCAGGCGCCAGTGGAAATGTGTCCAGCGACGTTGCCTACGG CACCTTGCTCACCGCCTGCGTCGCCGTCATCAGAGATGTCAGCGACACACTTCCCTGGCTGTGGCTCCCCCAACT GGTAAACATGCCCGCCGCAAGGGAGGCTGTGACTCCAAGATGGCTGCCAGGCGGCGCCCCGGATCCCAGGCACTGCCTCCACCACCCCCATCACAGTCCCCAGAGCCCACAGAGCCG CACCCCAGAGCCCTGGCCCCCTCGCCACCTGCCGAGTTCATCTATTACTGTGTAGACGAGGACGAGCTA cagcCCTACACGAACCGCCGGCAGAACCGCAAGTGCGGGGCCTGTGCAGCCTGCCTACGGCGGATGGACTGTGGCCGCTGCGACTTCTGCTGCGACAAGCCCAAATTCGGGGGCAGCAACCAGAAGCGCCAGAAGTGTCGTTGGCGCCAATGCCTGCAGTTTGCCATG AAGCGGCTGCTGCCCAGTGTCTGGTCAGAGTCTGATGATGGGGCAGGATCGCCCCCACCTTACCGTCGTCGAAAGAGGCCCAGCTCTGCCCGACGGCACCATCTTGGCCCTACCTTGAAGCCCACCTTGGCTACACGCACAGCCCAACCAGACCATACCCAGGCTCCAACGAAGCAGGAAGCAGGTGGTGGCTTTGTGCTGCCCCCGCCTGGCACTGACCTTGTGTTTTTACGGGAGGGCGCAAGCAGTCCTGTGCAGGTGCCGGGCCCTGTTGCAGCTTCCACAGAAGCCCTGTTGCAG GAGGCCCAGTGCTCTGGCCTGAGTTGGGTTGTGGCCTTACCCCAGGTGAAGCAAGAGAAGGCGGATACCCAGGACGAGTGGACACCAGGCACAGCTGTCCTGACTTCTCCCGTATTGGTGCCTGGCTGCCCTAGCAAG GCAGTAGACCCAGGCCTGCCATCTGTGAAGCAAGAGCCACCTGACCCTGAGGAGGACAAGGAGGAGAACAAGGATGACTCTGCCTCCAAATTGGCCccagaggaagaggcaggaggggcTGGCACACCCGTG ATCACGGAGATTTTCAGCCTGGGTGGAACCCGCTTCCGAGATACAACAGTCTGGTTGCCAAG GTATTACCACCTTGCTCTTGACTGGAAATGCAACTGTGGTTACCACCCGTGCTGCAGGTCCGTCCTGGTTCCCTGA
- the MBD1 gene encoding methyl-CpG-binding domain protein 1 isoform X22, with translation MAEDWLDCPALGPGWKRREVFRKSGATCGRSDTYYQSPTGDRIRSKVELTRYLGPACDLTLFDFKQGILCYPAPKAHPVAVASKKRKKPSRPAKTRKRQVGPQSGEVRKEAPRDETKADTDTAPASFPAPGCCENCGISFSGDGTQRQRLKTLCKDCRAQRIAFNREQRMFKRVGCGECAACQVTEDCGACSTCLLQLPHDVASGLFCKCERRRCLRIVERSRGCGVCRGCQTQEDCGRCPICLRPPRPGLRRQWKCVQRRCLRGKHARRKGGCDSKMAARRRPGSQALPPPPPSQSPEPTEPHPRALAPSPPAEFIYYCVDEDELKRLLPSVWSESDDGAGSPPPYRRRKRPSSARRHHLGPTLKPTLATRTAQPDHTQAPTKQEAGGGFVLPPPGTDLVFLREGASSPVQVPGPVAASTEALLQEAQCSGLSWVVALPQVKQEKADTQDEWTPGTAVLTSPVLVPGCPSKAVDPGLPSVKQEPPDPEEDKEENKDDSASKLAPEEEAGGAGTPVITEIFSLGGTRFRDTTVWLPRSKDLKKPGARKQ, from the exons ATGGCTGAGGACTGGCTGGACtgcccagccctgggccctgGCTGGAAGCGCCGTGAAGTCTTTCGCAAGTCAGGGGCCACCTGTGGACGCTCAGACACCTATTACCAGAG CCCCACAGGAGACAGGATCCGAAGCAAAGTTGAGCTGACTCGATACCTGGGCCCTGCGTGTGATCTCACTCTCTTCGACTTCAAACAAGGCATCTTGTGCTATCCAGCCCCCAAG GCCCATCCCGTGGCGGTTGCCAGCAAGAAGCGAAAGAAGCCTTCAAGGCCAGCCAAGACTCGGAAACGTCAGGTTGGACCCCAGAGTGGTGAGGTCAGGAAGGAGGCCCCGAGGGATGAGACCAAGGCTGACACTGACACAGCCCCAGCTTCATTCCCTGCTCCTGG ATGCTGTGAGAACTGTGGAATCAGCTTCTCAGGGGATGGCACCCAAAGGCAGCGGCTCAAAACGTTGTGCAAAGACTGTCGAG CACAGAGAATTGCCTTCAACCGGGAACAGAGAATGTTTAAG CGTGTGGGCTGTGGGGAGTGTGCAGCCTGCCAGGTAACAGAAGACTGTGGGGCCTGCTCCACCTGCCTCCTGCAGCTGCCCCATGATGTGGCATCGGGGCTGTTCTGCAAGTGTGAACGGAGACGCTGCCTCCGGATTGTGGAAAGG AGTCGAGGGTGTGGAGTATGCCGGGGCTGTCAGACCCAAGAGGATTGTGGCCGTTGCCCCATCTGCCTTCGCCCTCCCCGCCCTGGTCTCAGGCGCCAGTGGAAATGTGTCCAGCGACGTTGCCTACGG GGTAAACATGCCCGCCGCAAGGGAGGCTGTGACTCCAAGATGGCTGCCAGGCGGCGCCCCGGATCCCAGGCACTGCCTCCACCACCCCCATCACAGTCCCCAGAGCCCACAGAGCCG CACCCCAGAGCCCTGGCCCCCTCGCCACCTGCCGAGTTCATCTATTACTGTGTAGACGAGGACGAGCTA AAGCGGCTGCTGCCCAGTGTCTGGTCAGAGTCTGATGATGGGGCAGGATCGCCCCCACCTTACCGTCGTCGAAAGAGGCCCAGCTCTGCCCGACGGCACCATCTTGGCCCTACCTTGAAGCCCACCTTGGCTACACGCACAGCCCAACCAGACCATACCCAGGCTCCAACGAAGCAGGAAGCAGGTGGTGGCTTTGTGCTGCCCCCGCCTGGCACTGACCTTGTGTTTTTACGGGAGGGCGCAAGCAGTCCTGTGCAGGTGCCGGGCCCTGTTGCAGCTTCCACAGAAGCCCTGTTGCAG GAGGCCCAGTGCTCTGGCCTGAGTTGGGTTGTGGCCTTACCCCAGGTGAAGCAAGAGAAGGCGGATACCCAGGACGAGTGGACACCAGGCACAGCTGTCCTGACTTCTCCCGTATTGGTGCCTGGCTGCCCTAGCAAG GCAGTAGACCCAGGCCTGCCATCTGTGAAGCAAGAGCCACCTGACCCTGAGGAGGACAAGGAGGAGAACAAGGATGACTCTGCCTCCAAATTGGCCccagaggaagaggcaggaggggcTGGCACACCCGTG ATCACGGAGATTTTCAGCCTGGGTGGAACCCGCTTCCGAGATACAACAGTCTGGTTGCCAAG GTCCAAAGACCTTAAAAAACCTGGAGCTAGAAAGCAGTAG
- the MBD1 gene encoding methyl-CpG-binding domain protein 1 isoform X19 codes for MAEDWLDCPALGPGWKRREVFRKSGATCGRSDTYYQSPTGDRIRSKVELTRYLGPACDLTLFDFKQGILCYPAPKAHPVAVASKKRKKPSRPAKTRKRQVGPQSGEVRKEAPRDETKADTDTAPASFPAPGCCENCGISFSGDGTQRQRLKTLCKDCRAQRIAFNREQRMFKRVGCGECAACQVTEDCGACSTCLLQLPHDVASGLFCKCERRRCLRIVERSRGCGVCRGCQTQEDCGRCPICLRPPRPGLRRQWKCVQRRCLRGKHARRKGGCDSKMAARRRPGSQALPPPPPSQSPEPTEPKRLLPSVWSESDDGAGSPPPYRRRKRPSSARRHHLGPTLKPTLATRTAQPDHTQAPTKQEAGGGFVLPPPGTDLVFLREGASSPVQVPGPVAASTEALLQEAQCSGLSWVVALPQVKQEKADTQDEWTPGTAVLTSPVLVPGCPSKAVDPGLPSVKQEPPDPEEDKEENKDDSASKLAPEEEAGGAGTPVITEIFSLGGTRFRDTTVWLPSLQGRHSGREDGCKVWETKDTVEPTSTSWNPRGWPGNNVSLLPPPALMMWVSCRRSWCPSSQS; via the exons ATGGCTGAGGACTGGCTGGACtgcccagccctgggccctgGCTGGAAGCGCCGTGAAGTCTTTCGCAAGTCAGGGGCCACCTGTGGACGCTCAGACACCTATTACCAGAG CCCCACAGGAGACAGGATCCGAAGCAAAGTTGAGCTGACTCGATACCTGGGCCCTGCGTGTGATCTCACTCTCTTCGACTTCAAACAAGGCATCTTGTGCTATCCAGCCCCCAAG GCCCATCCCGTGGCGGTTGCCAGCAAGAAGCGAAAGAAGCCTTCAAGGCCAGCCAAGACTCGGAAACGTCAGGTTGGACCCCAGAGTGGTGAGGTCAGGAAGGAGGCCCCGAGGGATGAGACCAAGGCTGACACTGACACAGCCCCAGCTTCATTCCCTGCTCCTGG ATGCTGTGAGAACTGTGGAATCAGCTTCTCAGGGGATGGCACCCAAAGGCAGCGGCTCAAAACGTTGTGCAAAGACTGTCGAG CACAGAGAATTGCCTTCAACCGGGAACAGAGAATGTTTAAG CGTGTGGGCTGTGGGGAGTGTGCAGCCTGCCAGGTAACAGAAGACTGTGGGGCCTGCTCCACCTGCCTCCTGCAGCTGCCCCATGATGTGGCATCGGGGCTGTTCTGCAAGTGTGAACGGAGACGCTGCCTCCGGATTGTGGAAAGG AGTCGAGGGTGTGGAGTATGCCGGGGCTGTCAGACCCAAGAGGATTGTGGCCGTTGCCCCATCTGCCTTCGCCCTCCCCGCCCTGGTCTCAGGCGCCAGTGGAAATGTGTCCAGCGACGTTGCCTACGG GGTAAACATGCCCGCCGCAAGGGAGGCTGTGACTCCAAGATGGCTGCCAGGCGGCGCCCCGGATCCCAGGCACTGCCTCCACCACCCCCATCACAGTCCCCAGAGCCCACAGAGCCG AAGCGGCTGCTGCCCAGTGTCTGGTCAGAGTCTGATGATGGGGCAGGATCGCCCCCACCTTACCGTCGTCGAAAGAGGCCCAGCTCTGCCCGACGGCACCATCTTGGCCCTACCTTGAAGCCCACCTTGGCTACACGCACAGCCCAACCAGACCATACCCAGGCTCCAACGAAGCAGGAAGCAGGTGGTGGCTTTGTGCTGCCCCCGCCTGGCACTGACCTTGTGTTTTTACGGGAGGGCGCAAGCAGTCCTGTGCAGGTGCCGGGCCCTGTTGCAGCTTCCACAGAAGCCCTGTTGCAG GAGGCCCAGTGCTCTGGCCTGAGTTGGGTTGTGGCCTTACCCCAGGTGAAGCAAGAGAAGGCGGATACCCAGGACGAGTGGACACCAGGCACAGCTGTCCTGACTTCTCCCGTATTGGTGCCTGGCTGCCCTAGCAAG GCAGTAGACCCAGGCCTGCCATCTGTGAAGCAAGAGCCACCTGACCCTGAGGAGGACAAGGAGGAGAACAAGGATGACTCTGCCTCCAAATTGGCCccagaggaagaggcaggaggggcTGGCACACCCGTG ATCACGGAGATTTTCAGCCTGGGTGGAACCCGCTTCCGAGATACAACAGTCTGGTTGCCAAG TCTGCAGGGCAGGCACTCGGGAAGGGAAGATGGATGTAAAGTGTGGGAGACCAAGGACACAGTGGAGCCCACGAGCACGAGCTGGAACCCACGAGGATGGCCTGGAAACAATGTCAGTCTCTTACCACCTCCAGCTTTGATGATGTGGGTGTCCTGCAGAAGAAGCTGGTGCCCTTCCTCACAGAGTTAA
- the MBD1 gene encoding methyl-CpG-binding domain protein 1 isoform X21, translating to MAEDWLDCPALGPGWKRREVFRKSGATCGRSDTYYQSPTGDRIRSKVELTRYLGPACDLTLFDFKQGILCYPAPKAHPVAVASKKRKKPSRPAKTRKRQVGPQSGEVRKEAPRDETKADTDTAPASFPAPGCCENCGISFSGDGTQRQRLKTLCKDCRAQRIAFNREQRMFKSRGCGVCRGCQTQEDCGRCPICLRPPRPGLRRQWKCVQRRCLRGKHARRKGGCDSKMAARRRPGSQALPPPPPSQSPEPTEPHPRALAPSPPAEFIYYCVDEDELQPYTNRRQNRKCGACAACLRRMDCGRCDFCCDKPKFGGSNQKRQKCRWRQCLQFAMKRLLPSVWSESDDGAGSPPPYRRRKRPSSARRHHLGPTLKPTLATRTAQPDHTQAPTKQEAGGGFVLPPPGTDLVFLREGASSPVQVPGPVAASTEALLQEAQCSGLSWVVALPQVKQEKADTQDEWTPGTAVLTSPVLVPGCPSKAVDPGLPSVKQEPPDPEEDKEENKDDSASKLAPEEEAGGAGTPVITEIFSLGGTRFRDTTVWLPRSKDLKKPGARKQ from the exons ATGGCTGAGGACTGGCTGGACtgcccagccctgggccctgGCTGGAAGCGCCGTGAAGTCTTTCGCAAGTCAGGGGCCACCTGTGGACGCTCAGACACCTATTACCAGAG CCCCACAGGAGACAGGATCCGAAGCAAAGTTGAGCTGACTCGATACCTGGGCCCTGCGTGTGATCTCACTCTCTTCGACTTCAAACAAGGCATCTTGTGCTATCCAGCCCCCAAG GCCCATCCCGTGGCGGTTGCCAGCAAGAAGCGAAAGAAGCCTTCAAGGCCAGCCAAGACTCGGAAACGTCAGGTTGGACCCCAGAGTGGTGAGGTCAGGAAGGAGGCCCCGAGGGATGAGACCAAGGCTGACACTGACACAGCCCCAGCTTCATTCCCTGCTCCTGG ATGCTGTGAGAACTGTGGAATCAGCTTCTCAGGGGATGGCACCCAAAGGCAGCGGCTCAAAACGTTGTGCAAAGACTGTCGAG CACAGAGAATTGCCTTCAACCGGGAACAGAGAATGTTTAAG AGTCGAGGGTGTGGAGTATGCCGGGGCTGTCAGACCCAAGAGGATTGTGGCCGTTGCCCCATCTGCCTTCGCCCTCCCCGCCCTGGTCTCAGGCGCCAGTGGAAATGTGTCCAGCGACGTTGCCTACGG GGTAAACATGCCCGCCGCAAGGGAGGCTGTGACTCCAAGATGGCTGCCAGGCGGCGCCCCGGATCCCAGGCACTGCCTCCACCACCCCCATCACAGTCCCCAGAGCCCACAGAGCCG CACCCCAGAGCCCTGGCCCCCTCGCCACCTGCCGAGTTCATCTATTACTGTGTAGACGAGGACGAGCTA cagcCCTACACGAACCGCCGGCAGAACCGCAAGTGCGGGGCCTGTGCAGCCTGCCTACGGCGGATGGACTGTGGCCGCTGCGACTTCTGCTGCGACAAGCCCAAATTCGGGGGCAGCAACCAGAAGCGCCAGAAGTGTCGTTGGCGCCAATGCCTGCAGTTTGCCATG AAGCGGCTGCTGCCCAGTGTCTGGTCAGAGTCTGATGATGGGGCAGGATCGCCCCCACCTTACCGTCGTCGAAAGAGGCCCAGCTCTGCCCGACGGCACCATCTTGGCCCTACCTTGAAGCCCACCTTGGCTACACGCACAGCCCAACCAGACCATACCCAGGCTCCAACGAAGCAGGAAGCAGGTGGTGGCTTTGTGCTGCCCCCGCCTGGCACTGACCTTGTGTTTTTACGGGAGGGCGCAAGCAGTCCTGTGCAGGTGCCGGGCCCTGTTGCAGCTTCCACAGAAGCCCTGTTGCAG GAGGCCCAGTGCTCTGGCCTGAGTTGGGTTGTGGCCTTACCCCAGGTGAAGCAAGAGAAGGCGGATACCCAGGACGAGTGGACACCAGGCACAGCTGTCCTGACTTCTCCCGTATTGGTGCCTGGCTGCCCTAGCAAG GCAGTAGACCCAGGCCTGCCATCTGTGAAGCAAGAGCCACCTGACCCTGAGGAGGACAAGGAGGAGAACAAGGATGACTCTGCCTCCAAATTGGCCccagaggaagaggcaggaggggcTGGCACACCCGTG ATCACGGAGATTTTCAGCCTGGGTGGAACCCGCTTCCGAGATACAACAGTCTGGTTGCCAAG GTCCAAAGACCTTAAAAAACCTGGAGCTAGAAAGCAGTAG
- the MBD1 gene encoding methyl-CpG-binding domain protein 1 isoform X9 yields MAEDWLDCPALGPGWKRREVFRKSGATCGRSDTYYQSPTGDRIRSKVELTRYLGPACDLTLFDFKQGILCYPAPKAHPVAVASKKRKKPSRPAKTRKRQVGPQSGEVRKEAPRDETKADTDTAPASFPAPGCCENCGISFSGDGTQRQRLKTLCKDCRAQRIAFNREQRMFKRVGCGECAACQVTEDCGACSTCLLQLPHDVASGLFCKCERRRCLRIVERSRGCGVCRGCQTQEDCGRCPICLRPPRPGLRRQWKCVQRRCLRHLAHRLRRRHQRCQRHTSLAVAPPTGKHARRKGGCDSKMAARRRPGSQALPPPPPSQSPEPTEPHPRALAPSPPAEFIYYCVDEDELQPYTNRRQNRKCGACAACLRRMDCGRCDFCCDKPKFGGSNQKRQKCRWRQCLQFAMKRLLPSVWSESDDGAGSPPPYRRRKRPSSARRHHLGPTLKPTLATRTAQPDHTQAPTKQEAGGGFVLPPPGTDLVFLREGASSPVQVPGPVAASTEALLQEAQCSGLSWVVALPQVKQEKADTQDEWTPGTAVLTSPVLVPGCPSKAVDPGLPSVKQEPPDPEEDKEENKDDSASKLAPEEEAGGAGTPVITEIFSLGGTRFRDTTVWLPRSKDLKKPGARKQ; encoded by the exons ATGGCTGAGGACTGGCTGGACtgcccagccctgggccctgGCTGGAAGCGCCGTGAAGTCTTTCGCAAGTCAGGGGCCACCTGTGGACGCTCAGACACCTATTACCAGAG CCCCACAGGAGACAGGATCCGAAGCAAAGTTGAGCTGACTCGATACCTGGGCCCTGCGTGTGATCTCACTCTCTTCGACTTCAAACAAGGCATCTTGTGCTATCCAGCCCCCAAG GCCCATCCCGTGGCGGTTGCCAGCAAGAAGCGAAAGAAGCCTTCAAGGCCAGCCAAGACTCGGAAACGTCAGGTTGGACCCCAGAGTGGTGAGGTCAGGAAGGAGGCCCCGAGGGATGAGACCAAGGCTGACACTGACACAGCCCCAGCTTCATTCCCTGCTCCTGG ATGCTGTGAGAACTGTGGAATCAGCTTCTCAGGGGATGGCACCCAAAGGCAGCGGCTCAAAACGTTGTGCAAAGACTGTCGAG CACAGAGAATTGCCTTCAACCGGGAACAGAGAATGTTTAAG CGTGTGGGCTGTGGGGAGTGTGCAGCCTGCCAGGTAACAGAAGACTGTGGGGCCTGCTCCACCTGCCTCCTGCAGCTGCCCCATGATGTGGCATCGGGGCTGTTCTGCAAGTGTGAACGGAGACGCTGCCTCCGGATTGTGGAAAGG AGTCGAGGGTGTGGAGTATGCCGGGGCTGTCAGACCCAAGAGGATTGTGGCCGTTGCCCCATCTGCCTTCGCCCTCCCCGCCCTGGTCTCAGGCGCCAGTGGAAATGTGTCCAGCGACGTTGCCTACGG CACCTTGCTCACCGCCTGCGTCGCCGTCATCAGAGATGTCAGCGACACACTTCCCTGGCTGTGGCTCCCCCAACT GGTAAACATGCCCGCCGCAAGGGAGGCTGTGACTCCAAGATGGCTGCCAGGCGGCGCCCCGGATCCCAGGCACTGCCTCCACCACCCCCATCACAGTCCCCAGAGCCCACAGAGCCG CACCCCAGAGCCCTGGCCCCCTCGCCACCTGCCGAGTTCATCTATTACTGTGTAGACGAGGACGAGCTA cagcCCTACACGAACCGCCGGCAGAACCGCAAGTGCGGGGCCTGTGCAGCCTGCCTACGGCGGATGGACTGTGGCCGCTGCGACTTCTGCTGCGACAAGCCCAAATTCGGGGGCAGCAACCAGAAGCGCCAGAAGTGTCGTTGGCGCCAATGCCTGCAGTTTGCCATG AAGCGGCTGCTGCCCAGTGTCTGGTCAGAGTCTGATGATGGGGCAGGATCGCCCCCACCTTACCGTCGTCGAAAGAGGCCCAGCTCTGCCCGACGGCACCATCTTGGCCCTACCTTGAAGCCCACCTTGGCTACACGCACAGCCCAACCAGACCATACCCAGGCTCCAACGAAGCAGGAAGCAGGTGGTGGCTTTGTGCTGCCCCCGCCTGGCACTGACCTTGTGTTTTTACGGGAGGGCGCAAGCAGTCCTGTGCAGGTGCCGGGCCCTGTTGCAGCTTCCACAGAAGCCCTGTTGCAG GAGGCCCAGTGCTCTGGCCTGAGTTGGGTTGTGGCCTTACCCCAGGTGAAGCAAGAGAAGGCGGATACCCAGGACGAGTGGACACCAGGCACAGCTGTCCTGACTTCTCCCGTATTGGTGCCTGGCTGCCCTAGCAAG GCAGTAGACCCAGGCCTGCCATCTGTGAAGCAAGAGCCACCTGACCCTGAGGAGGACAAGGAGGAGAACAAGGATGACTCTGCCTCCAAATTGGCCccagaggaagaggcaggaggggcTGGCACACCCGTG ATCACGGAGATTTTCAGCCTGGGTGGAACCCGCTTCCGAGATACAACAGTCTGGTTGCCAAG GTCCAAAGACCTTAAAAAACCTGGAGCTAGAAAGCAGTAG
- the MBD1 gene encoding methyl-CpG-binding domain protein 1 isoform X23, whose translation MAEDWLDCPALGPGWKRREVFRKSGATCGRSDTYYQSPTGDRIRSKVELTRYLGPACDLTLFDFKQGILCYPAPKAHPVAVASKKRKKPSRPAKTRKRQVGPQSGEVRKEAPRDETKADTDTAPASFPAPGCCENCGISFSGDGTQRQRLKTLCKDCRAQRIAFNREQRMFKRVGCGECAACQVTEDCGACSTCLLQLPHDVASGLFCKCERRRCLRIVERSRGCGVCRGCQTQEDCGRCPICLRPPRPGLRRQWKCVQRRCLRGKHARRKGGCDSKMAARRRPGSQALPPPPPSQSPEPTEPQPYTNRRQNRKCGACAACLRRMDCGRCDFCCDKPKFGGSNQKRQKCRWRQCLQFAMKRLLPSVWSESDDGAGSPPPYRRRKRPSSARRHHLGPTLKPTLATRTAQPDHTQAPTKQEAGGGFVLPPPGTDLVFLREGASSPVQVPGPVAASTEALLQAVDPGLPSVKQEPPDPEEDKEENKDDSASKLAPEEEAGGAGTPVITEIFSLGGTRFRDTTVWLPRYYHLALDWKCNCGYHPCCRSVLVP comes from the exons ATGGCTGAGGACTGGCTGGACtgcccagccctgggccctgGCTGGAAGCGCCGTGAAGTCTTTCGCAAGTCAGGGGCCACCTGTGGACGCTCAGACACCTATTACCAGAG CCCCACAGGAGACAGGATCCGAAGCAAAGTTGAGCTGACTCGATACCTGGGCCCTGCGTGTGATCTCACTCTCTTCGACTTCAAACAAGGCATCTTGTGCTATCCAGCCCCCAAG GCCCATCCCGTGGCGGTTGCCAGCAAGAAGCGAAAGAAGCCTTCAAGGCCAGCCAAGACTCGGAAACGTCAGGTTGGACCCCAGAGTGGTGAGGTCAGGAAGGAGGCCCCGAGGGATGAGACCAAGGCTGACACTGACACAGCCCCAGCTTCATTCCCTGCTCCTGG ATGCTGTGAGAACTGTGGAATCAGCTTCTCAGGGGATGGCACCCAAAGGCAGCGGCTCAAAACGTTGTGCAAAGACTGTCGAG CACAGAGAATTGCCTTCAACCGGGAACAGAGAATGTTTAAG CGTGTGGGCTGTGGGGAGTGTGCAGCCTGCCAGGTAACAGAAGACTGTGGGGCCTGCTCCACCTGCCTCCTGCAGCTGCCCCATGATGTGGCATCGGGGCTGTTCTGCAAGTGTGAACGGAGACGCTGCCTCCGGATTGTGGAAAGG AGTCGAGGGTGTGGAGTATGCCGGGGCTGTCAGACCCAAGAGGATTGTGGCCGTTGCCCCATCTGCCTTCGCCCTCCCCGCCCTGGTCTCAGGCGCCAGTGGAAATGTGTCCAGCGACGTTGCCTACGG GGTAAACATGCCCGCCGCAAGGGAGGCTGTGACTCCAAGATGGCTGCCAGGCGGCGCCCCGGATCCCAGGCACTGCCTCCACCACCCCCATCACAGTCCCCAGAGCCCACAGAGCCG cagcCCTACACGAACCGCCGGCAGAACCGCAAGTGCGGGGCCTGTGCAGCCTGCCTACGGCGGATGGACTGTGGCCGCTGCGACTTCTGCTGCGACAAGCCCAAATTCGGGGGCAGCAACCAGAAGCGCCAGAAGTGTCGTTGGCGCCAATGCCTGCAGTTTGCCATG AAGCGGCTGCTGCCCAGTGTCTGGTCAGAGTCTGATGATGGGGCAGGATCGCCCCCACCTTACCGTCGTCGAAAGAGGCCCAGCTCTGCCCGACGGCACCATCTTGGCCCTACCTTGAAGCCCACCTTGGCTACACGCACAGCCCAACCAGACCATACCCAGGCTCCAACGAAGCAGGAAGCAGGTGGTGGCTTTGTGCTGCCCCCGCCTGGCACTGACCTTGTGTTTTTACGGGAGGGCGCAAGCAGTCCTGTGCAGGTGCCGGGCCCTGTTGCAGCTTCCACAGAAGCCCTGTTGCAG GCAGTAGACCCAGGCCTGCCATCTGTGAAGCAAGAGCCACCTGACCCTGAGGAGGACAAGGAGGAGAACAAGGATGACTCTGCCTCCAAATTGGCCccagaggaagaggcaggaggggcTGGCACACCCGTG ATCACGGAGATTTTCAGCCTGGGTGGAACCCGCTTCCGAGATACAACAGTCTGGTTGCCAAG GTATTACCACCTTGCTCTTGACTGGAAATGCAACTGTGGTTACCACCCGTGCTGCAGGTCCGTCCTGGTTCCCTGA